In bacterium, the genomic stretch CGCCATGGCCTTGCAACAGAACCGCGACCTCATGATCGCTGGTGAAGAACGCGTCAAGGCGAACGCCCAAGTCGGCGAGGCCAAATCAGGAGCATATCCTCAGCTCATCGCCTCCGGGCAGTACATGCGTTA encodes the following:
- a CDS encoding TolC family protein, yielding MSRIRIPRTLLHVALFCYAWASQAAPVPAAEEPLVLTMDTAIAMALQQNRDLMIAGEERVKANAQVGEAKSGAYPQLIASGQYMR